From a single Stigmatopora nigra isolate UIUO_SnigA unplaced genomic scaffold, RoL_Snig_1.1 HiC_scaffold_27, whole genome shotgun sequence genomic region:
- the brd7 gene encoding bromodomain-containing protein 7 isoform X6 — protein sequence MHSLSYSLNQCPGKEEVRVVVVCHSEIQTMGKKHKKHRSDKHTHEDFTERPLKLVLKVSGNEVTTGSSSRDTFYDDQSPDCDKFKDKRKKRKREKERNCGTPESDKGKRKVIKRKKGQEGDGEDERENCRTPIRSELDKLEAEKEQTPLQEALNQLIRQLQRKDPSAFFAFPVTDLIAPGYTSIIRQPMDFSTMKDKVKKQIYMSLDELKTDFKTMCENATTYNKPETIYHKAARKLLHSGMKILSKERLESLKQSIEFMSGLAPSEKVAGKRQDQESSCLVTKREASEGSQTPGTPSRSDKLTKEEETEKELEEIRKVIEESGGKLSNRVLQCDLEFSRQKQADGSTTLAFVNPADPAVGESGHCAVKLGMMSTRVHSGINCLQGFREDKRNRLTPVSYVNYGPFTSYAPTYDSSFSNVSKEDSDLIYSLYGEESNQQGPNSLSEFLSKSDEYVYKMADNLLDALTNGEHSKTLKETEPQVEQLSKEEKVDTNVSHCVKCQ from the exons ATGCATTCCCTCAGTTACTCTCTGAACCAGTGTCCGGGCAAGGAAGAAGTCAGAGTGGTCGTTGTCTGCCACAGCGAAATACAaacaatggggaaaaaacacaagaaacacAGATCagataaacacacacatgaaG ATTTCACGGAACGCCCACTGAAGCTGGTCCTGAAGGTCTCAGGCAATGAGGTGACCACGGGAAGTTCCAGTCGTGACACTTTCTACGACGACCAGTCACCAGACTGTGATAAATTCAAggacaagaggaagaagaggaaaagggagaaagaaaGGAACTGTGGTACACCTGAAAGCGACAAAGGAAAGAGGAAG GTGATCAAAAGGAAAAAGGGCCAAGAAGGGGATGGGGAAGATGAAAGAGAAAACTGCAGGACTCCTATTCGATCAGAGCTGGATAAACTGGAAG CAGAGAAAGAGCAAACACCTCTACAAGAAGCACTGAATCAGCTCATCAGACAGctgcaaag GAAAGACCCCAGTGCGTTTTTCGCCTTCCCAGTGACGGACCTGATTGCTCCAGGCTACACGAGCATTATTAGACAGCCAATGGACTTCAGCACTATGAAAGACAAAGTAAAGAAGCAAATCTACATGTCATTGGATGAGCTTAAA ACCGATTTCAAGACGATGTGCGAGAACGCCACGACGTACAACAAGCCCGAAACAATCTACCACAAAGCCGCTCGCAAGTTGCTACACTCCGGAATGAAGATTCTTAGCAAG GAGCGTCTGGAAAGCCTGAAGCAGAGCATTGAGTTCATGTCCGGTCTCGCTCCATCAGAAAAGGTCGCCGGGAAGCGCCAAGATCAAGAGTCGTCCTGCCTAGTAACCAAGAGAGAAGCTAGCGAGGGTTCGCAGACACCCGGCACGCCAAG CAGATCAGATAAGTTAACCAAAGAAGAAGAGACCGAGAAGGAGCTGGAAGAAATCCGCAAGGTCATCGAGGAGTCCGGGGGTAAACTGTCCAACCGAGTGCTGCAATGCGAC TTGGAGTTTAGCAGACAGAAGCAAGCTGATGGCTCCACCACTTTGGCTTTTGTCAACCCGGCTGATCCGGCTGTAGGAG AGTCGGGGCACTGTGCCGTCAAGTTAGGCATGATGTCCACTCGTGTGCATAGTGGCATTAATTGTCTCCAAGGCTTCCGTGAGGACAAGAGGAACCGTCTCACTCCAg TGTCCTATGTGAATTACGGGCCGTTCACGTCCTACGCGCCGACCTATGACTCCAGTTTCTCGAATGTCAGCAAAGAGGACTCTGATCTTATCTACAGCCTCTACGGGGAAGAGTCCAACCAACAGGGCCCAAACAG CTTGTCGGAGTTCCTATCCAAGTCGGACGAGTATGTgtacaaaatggccgacaaccTTCTAGATGCATTGACCAATGGGGAGCATTCCAAGACACTGAAGGAGACCGAACCA CAGGTGGAGCAGCTTTCAAAAGAGGAGAAAGTTGATACAAATGTAAGTCAT TGTGTAAAATGTCAGTGA
- the brd7 gene encoding bromodomain-containing protein 7 isoform X7: MHSLSYSLNQCPGKEEVRVVVVCHSEIQTMGKKHKKHRSDKHTHEDFTERPLKLVLKVSGNEVTTGSSSRDTFYDDQSPDCDKFKDKRKKRKREKERNCGTPESDKGKRKVIKRKKGQEGDGEDERENCRTPIRSELDKLEAEKEQTPLQEALNQLIRQLQRKDPSAFFAFPVTDLIAPGYTSIIRQPMDFSTMKDKVKKQIYMSLDELKTDFKTMCENATTYNKPETIYHKAARKLLHSGMKILSKERLESLKQSIEFMSGLAPSEKVAGKRQDQESSCLVTKREASEGSQTPGTPSRSDKLTKEEETEKELEEIRKVIEESGGKLSNRVLQCDLEFSRQKQADGSTTLAFVNPADPAVGESGHCAVKLGMMSTRVHSGINCLQGFREDKRNRLTPVSYVNYGPFTSYAPTYDSSFSNVSKEDSDLIYSLYGEESNQQGPNSLSEFLSKSDEYVYKMADNLLDALTNGEHSKTLKETEPVEQLSKEEKVDTNVSHCVKCQ; encoded by the exons ATGCATTCCCTCAGTTACTCTCTGAACCAGTGTCCGGGCAAGGAAGAAGTCAGAGTGGTCGTTGTCTGCCACAGCGAAATACAaacaatggggaaaaaacacaagaaacacAGATCagataaacacacacatgaaG ATTTCACGGAACGCCCACTGAAGCTGGTCCTGAAGGTCTCAGGCAATGAGGTGACCACGGGAAGTTCCAGTCGTGACACTTTCTACGACGACCAGTCACCAGACTGTGATAAATTCAAggacaagaggaagaagaggaaaagggagaaagaaaGGAACTGTGGTACACCTGAAAGCGACAAAGGAAAGAGGAAG GTGATCAAAAGGAAAAAGGGCCAAGAAGGGGATGGGGAAGATGAAAGAGAAAACTGCAGGACTCCTATTCGATCAGAGCTGGATAAACTGGAAG CAGAGAAAGAGCAAACACCTCTACAAGAAGCACTGAATCAGCTCATCAGACAGctgcaaag GAAAGACCCCAGTGCGTTTTTCGCCTTCCCAGTGACGGACCTGATTGCTCCAGGCTACACGAGCATTATTAGACAGCCAATGGACTTCAGCACTATGAAAGACAAAGTAAAGAAGCAAATCTACATGTCATTGGATGAGCTTAAA ACCGATTTCAAGACGATGTGCGAGAACGCCACGACGTACAACAAGCCCGAAACAATCTACCACAAAGCCGCTCGCAAGTTGCTACACTCCGGAATGAAGATTCTTAGCAAG GAGCGTCTGGAAAGCCTGAAGCAGAGCATTGAGTTCATGTCCGGTCTCGCTCCATCAGAAAAGGTCGCCGGGAAGCGCCAAGATCAAGAGTCGTCCTGCCTAGTAACCAAGAGAGAAGCTAGCGAGGGTTCGCAGACACCCGGCACGCCAAG CAGATCAGATAAGTTAACCAAAGAAGAAGAGACCGAGAAGGAGCTGGAAGAAATCCGCAAGGTCATCGAGGAGTCCGGGGGTAAACTGTCCAACCGAGTGCTGCAATGCGAC TTGGAGTTTAGCAGACAGAAGCAAGCTGATGGCTCCACCACTTTGGCTTTTGTCAACCCGGCTGATCCGGCTGTAGGAG AGTCGGGGCACTGTGCCGTCAAGTTAGGCATGATGTCCACTCGTGTGCATAGTGGCATTAATTGTCTCCAAGGCTTCCGTGAGGACAAGAGGAACCGTCTCACTCCAg TGTCCTATGTGAATTACGGGCCGTTCACGTCCTACGCGCCGACCTATGACTCCAGTTTCTCGAATGTCAGCAAAGAGGACTCTGATCTTATCTACAGCCTCTACGGGGAAGAGTCCAACCAACAGGGCCCAAACAG CTTGTCGGAGTTCCTATCCAAGTCGGACGAGTATGTgtacaaaatggccgacaaccTTCTAGATGCATTGACCAATGGGGAGCATTCCAAGACACTGAAGGAGACCGAACCA GTGGAGCAGCTTTCAAAAGAGGAGAAAGTTGATACAAATGTAAGTCAT TGTGTAAAATGTCAGTGA